The Saimiri boliviensis isolate mSaiBol1 chromosome 19, mSaiBol1.pri, whole genome shotgun sequence genome contains the following window.
CAAATCACTCAGGTTTAGCAAAACATGTGTTTTCAATCTGTTGGAGGTATCCTATTATACTAATAAGCAACAACGTTTAAGTCATCCCAATGCCTAAAACACCACGATACACATACTTGTCCTTTACTCTGATGAAGCTTAAACTCAGACCCAAACTCACACCATTTTCCCCTCCTGGCACACTGAAATATACGAGGGGAAATCAAAGAAATCAGATTATGTTAAGTGCCGGTATTTTCTTCCAGAGTAGGGTCAAACTCGTGTTTGCGCGCAAATGTCACGGTCCCAGGAAGTCTGCAAATTCTTACTAGAGCTGGAGTACAAACAGGCCTGACCACAGAAACACCCGTCCTAGCACCAGGAAGACCCTGAGTCGGCGCTGGCCCCAAAGCCTGGGCTGCAGCGATGGTGGGCAAGAGGTGGCCGCTGGCCTCGCGGGTGCGGCGGACAGGGTCCCACACCCCCGGCCCGCCTCCCAAGAACCAGGAAACCTGTCAGGCCGGCtgggatccaccctcctcagaccCTCGCGCTCCAGCCCAGCGCAGTCCCCGACCGCACCGGCCTCCCGACTGCATTGTCACCTCATCCCTCCCTGGCGACCTCGAGGCCCCACCACCTTCGCCGTGCAGCCTGGGCTTGGGCTGACTCCGGGGCAAGAGCGCCCAGCCGCCGCCTCCCGCCCGGCCCCAGCCCTTTCCCCCGCGGCCCGGTCCCCGCCAACCCCAGGCCCGAGCTCCCGCCTCGCGCTCCCTATCCCCAGCCTCCGCCCTCGCCCCGCGCGGCCGCTCCCAGCCCACTCCCCAGCCAGCTACCTGGAAGCAAGGGCGGCAGAGCACTTCCCCCAGGGCCTCGGGCTGAAGAGAGCCCGGTGCTCGGGGTCCCGCTCCTTCTCCCGCTCCGCCACCGCCGCAGCACCCCAATGGCTCGGTCGCTTGCTCCAAGCCCGGCCGCCACACACCTGCTACCCAACTGCCGGGACAAGAGTGAGGCAGGAGGGGCCGAGGGCGCGCGCAAGCGCGGAAGGAGGGGACGTTGCGCGCAACCGCCAAGAAAGCTGAATTGGCCCGTGGAGACTGTGGCAGCACAGCCCGGCGCTCGTGGGGGGCGGGGCCAATGAGGGGGCGGGGCCAgtgaggggcggggcctggaAATAGcgtaaagagaaaagagaaactttttctttcagaaactcAGGCAGAACAACTAagccaaaatatgtttaaaaaggtttaaaaagaaaaactataaagtaAAAGAGGAGGgaattgtgggaagtagaaaagttcctacGGTCCCAGCTCCACGGGAGGttaagtgggaggactgcttgagcccaggaattcaagggtgcagtgagctatcattgtgccactgcactccagcctgggtgacagagggagaccctatctgtAACAAAAACAGTTtgaggccagatacagtggctcatgcctctaatcccagcactttgggaggccagggcaggtggatgacttgtggtcaggaggtcgagaccagcctgaccaacatagtgaaacccggtctctactaattagctgggcgtggtggcacgtgcctgtaatcccagctgcaggTCTGccccaccatgcttgactaattttcttacatttcgtacagatggtgtcttgctctattgcccaggctggtggtctcaaactcctggcctcggatAGTGTCAGAAATAGATGTTAGAAACAGAtgctcggccaggcgcggtggctcaagcctgtaatcccagcactttgggaggccgagacgggtggatcacaaggttaagagatcgagaccatcctggtcaacatggtgaaaccccgtctctactaaaaatactaaaaattagctgagcatggtggcgcgtgcctgtaatcccagctactcaggaggctgaggcaggagaattgcctgaacccaggaggcggaggttgcggtgagccgagatcgtgccattgcactccagcctgggtaacgagagcgaaactcagtctcaaaaaaaaaaaaaaaaaaaaaaaaaaaactgagacaaAGGctctttcagcaacacaattttttacttcctggactgcaggaagggtactcccGGTAGCCATTGTGTCAGGAGAGAACAATGAACAAAGGAGGAACCAGGTGAGCTGATCCCAGTTCGGTTCCATAACACAGGAAGCAGATGCCAAGGTGGAATTTGATATGCAAGAGATtggcaggaaaaaaattaaaaataataaaaaaaaaggctgtgaaGAATACAGGAAAGCGGGAGCAAGAATAAGCATGGatgggccgggtgaggtggctcacgcttgtaatcccagcactttgggagaccaaggcaggcagatcacctgaggt
Protein-coding sequences here:
- the LOC104652877 gene encoding uncharacterized protein LOC104652877; translation: MRVAGTGSHPITSPGQRGGPCAVGGCAMCSSKGSCTEKGSIPIRSPRPRPSLAPPPHWPRPPRAPGCAATVSTGQFSFLGGCAQRPLLPRLRAPSAPPASLLSRQLGSRCVAAGLGASDRAIGVLRRWRSGRRSGTPSTGLSSARGPGGSALPPLLPGIFAQSPAPPSCPVSPSGGSQGMLGIQAFSQTQMVNGSLGHPWCQPLGHQQRSL